A window of Fibrobacter sp. UWB15 genomic DNA:
AAAATCGCTCTTTTCGCCGTTGCCGCCTACGGTTTCTCGCAGGCAGCCATTACGGGCAATGTCGTCGATGAATCGGGGTCACCCGTCAAGAACGCCGCCGTTACCGTCAGGACTCTCCCGAACTTGCTCGCAAACGCCCGAACGCTCACGAACGACAAGGGAGCCTTCAAGCTTGGCAACGCCAGGAAAGACCAAAGCATTATCGTGCGCAAGGCAGGGTTCCTCCCCGAAACGCTCAGCGTAGTCGCAGGCCAAAAGAAATACGATAACATCACCTTAAAGCGCGACCCCATCGAAAATAAAATCGACGAAATCATGGCGGGCATGACCATTGACGACATGATTGCCCAGATGACGCAAGCGAAAGTTCCCAAGCTCAACTGTGGCGAAGGCGTTTGCGGTTCCGCCCTCGAAGGCGGCGGTGCCTACACCGCCGATTTCTACAAGAGCGCCTGGAGTCAAAAAATCCCTGCCACCTACGGCAAAGACAACGTGCATGGCGTCGCCGACGTAAAAGGGGCAACCATATTCCCGCACAACATTGGCCTCGGCGCCACCCGCGACTCTGCGCTTGTACGCAAAATCGGGCAAGCCGTCGCCGAAGAAATGTGGGCCGCCCACATCGACTTGAATTTCGCGCCCGCCATTACCGTACCGCAAGACGAACGCTGGGGCCGCGTCTACGAAGGCTTTGGCGAAGACCCCGAACTCGCCGTGAGCCTGGGGGCCGCATTCGTGCGCGGGCAACAAGGCAACCATAACGACGCCGAATGGCGCGTGATTACCACCATCAAGCACTTTATCGGCGATGGTGCCACCAAAAAAGGATACGACCGCGGCAACGCCATTATCTCTAAAAAGGATCTCTACAAAAAATACCTGCCACCCTACGAAGCCGCCATCGAGCAAGGCGCTTTGAGCGTCATGGCAAGCTTTAACCAAGTGAACGGCGTTCATCAGCATATCGATTCTACCCTGCTCACAGGCGTTCTCAAGACGGAGCTTGCCTTTGACGGCTACGTGATTGCTGACTGGGAAGGCATCGAACATTCCACGACGCCAGGCGCTGCAGGCAACTATTTTGCCGGCGAAGTCACCGACATGTCTTCGAAAGACGCCATCCGCGCATCCATTAACGCAGGCCTCGACATGGCCATGGTCCCGCAATCGGTACATAACTTTGTCAAAACCATGAAGGTACTGCTTGCCGAAGGGAACATTAGCGAAGACCGCATCAAGGACGCCTGCCGCAGAATATTGCGCGCCAAAATCCGCGCCGGCCGAATCGACAACCCCAACGGTCCCGCCGCCTATGTAGGCGTCACCAAGAACATCGGCAGCAACGAACACCGGCAAATCGCCCGCGAAGCCGTTCAGAAAAGCCTCGTCATCCTCAAGAACAACAAGGTCCTTCCGCTTGACACCAACGGCAAAGTCTTCGTGACCGGCAGCCACGCCAACAATACCGGCCTGCAATGCGGCGCATGGACTCTAGGCTGGCAAGGCACCCTCGACGAAGTCCCCGGAGCCACCTCGATTCAAGCCGGATTCGACGAAGTCGCAAAAGGCACACGCGTCGAAACCGCCGAAGAAGCAAGCACCATCGTGTACGTTGTCGGCGAAGTCCCCTACGCCGAATGGTTCGGCGACTACCGCGGCGATGACTTCAACAACAAAATCATCTTCAAAGAAGACCGCACCGACATGTCTTTCAACAGCACCGACGAATACATCGCGCAAATCAAGGCCTGGCAAAAAGCCGGCCACAAAGTCGCCGTCGTGCTCATCACCGGCCGCCCGCTCCCCATCACCTCGTTCATCAAGGCTGCCGATGCATTTGTCGTGGCATGGCTCCCCGGCAGCGAAGGCACAGGTGTCGCAGACGTTCTCTACGGCAAGGTAAAGCCCACCGGCAAACTCCCCCACACCTGGCCCAAAGACGCCAAGCAAATCCCGATTAACGTCGGTGACGGCAAAAAAGGATTATACCCGTACGGCTACGGGCTGACGTACTAACTACATTTTAAAACCAGCATCCACCATGCACTTTTGGGCGAAGCAGTTCGCCTCATCCTCTTTTTCGGGGTGATTGTGCGTGATTTCGATGTTCTGCAGGCAAATTCCCTTCTTGCCATGATAAAGCACATGCGCAAGCTCATGGAAGAACGTGAACCACATCGTCGCACGCTTCTCGAAGCGGTCGTGCAGCTGAATCAGCGGCACATCCTTGTACCAGCGGTACATGCCGTGAATCGGCGCGCACTTGAAGTTCTGCACGAACAGTACGCGAATTCCGATTTTGCGGCAGATTTCCTGTAAACCCGTCATGCAATCATCCACCACCTCGGCTTCCGGCGTCCAGTAGGTAATGCGTTTTTTGCTTTTGGGGCGGACCTTGTTGGCCGCCGCAAAAGCGATGATTTCGGGGAGAGCAACTTTTAGGCGCTTGCGCACAGGAATCTGTTCCTGCTTTTCCATCGGGTCCAGGTCCGCAAGAATTTCGCCACGACGAATCCACGCCGAAGTCGCATACGGGTCCTTGACATCGGCCAGCGAGATCCGGAAAGCCACCTTAAGCTTAGCATCCTTATAGTAACCGTCCCACGCCTGCGGAGACGCCACCGCGAAAAACTTGAGGAGCGAAAGTCCCGATTTGTCGTCACCCTCGATTTTACCGCGCCGCACCCAACCGCGCACGTCTAGTTCTTCGGGGAAAGACTTTCTCCAGAGAGGCTGGTTGTCAAGGGAGGCTTTGACATATTCGCGGGCAAGGTACTCATCGTACGCAATTTGACGGCGCAGCCAGAAGCTCGCAGGAATTTCGGTTATTACCTCAAGCGAAAACGCCACTTCCGGCGTTATACGGCAATTGCCCTGCAAAATATCGTTCACTGCCTTGGGGGTGTAGCCCATACGCGCAGCCAAATCGTTGGCGTCAAGGCCCATTTCTTCAAGCTTTTCCGACAGAGTTCTGCCTGGCGGAGTCACATAAGCCAATTCATCACATCTATATACCTGCATAAACGCTCCTACTTGTGATAATCTACAATTTCCAGAATAGAAATTGTAGTTTCGACAATCAATCCAACAATATTTCCAGCACT
This region includes:
- a CDS encoding glycoside hydrolase family 3 N-terminal domain-containing protein codes for the protein MNFSKIALFAVAAYGFSQAAITGNVVDESGSPVKNAAVTVRTLPNLLANARTLTNDKGAFKLGNARKDQSIIVRKAGFLPETLSVVAGQKKYDNITLKRDPIENKIDEIMAGMTIDDMIAQMTQAKVPKLNCGEGVCGSALEGGGAYTADFYKSAWSQKIPATYGKDNVHGVADVKGATIFPHNIGLGATRDSALVRKIGQAVAEEMWAAHIDLNFAPAITVPQDERWGRVYEGFGEDPELAVSLGAAFVRGQQGNHNDAEWRVITTIKHFIGDGATKKGYDRGNAIISKKDLYKKYLPPYEAAIEQGALSVMASFNQVNGVHQHIDSTLLTGVLKTELAFDGYVIADWEGIEHSTTPGAAGNYFAGEVTDMSSKDAIRASINAGLDMAMVPQSVHNFVKTMKVLLAEGNISEDRIKDACRRILRAKIRAGRIDNPNGPAAYVGVTKNIGSNEHRQIAREAVQKSLVILKNNKVLPLDTNGKVFVTGSHANNTGLQCGAWTLGWQGTLDEVPGATSIQAGFDEVAKGTRVETAEEASTIVYVVGEVPYAEWFGDYRGDDFNNKIIFKEDRTDMSFNSTDEYIAQIKAWQKAGHKVAVVLITGRPLPITSFIKAADAFVVAWLPGSEGTGVADVLYGKVKPTGKLPHTWPKDAKQIPINVGDGKKGLYPYGYGLTY
- a CDS encoding HigA family addiction module antitoxin; this encodes MQVYRCDELAYVTPPGRTLSEKLEEMGLDANDLAARMGYTPKAVNDILQGNCRITPEVAFSLEVITEIPASFWLRRQIAYDEYLAREYVKASLDNQPLWRKSFPEELDVRGWVRRGKIEGDDKSGLSLLKFFAVASPQAWDGYYKDAKLKVAFRISLADVKDPYATSAWIRRGEILADLDPMEKQEQIPVRKRLKVALPEIIAFAAANKVRPKSKKRITYWTPEAEVVDDCMTGLQEICRKIGIRVLFVQNFKCAPIHGMYRWYKDVPLIQLHDRFEKRATMWFTFFHELAHVLYHGKKGICLQNIEITHNHPEKEDEANCFAQKCMVDAGFKM